The Candidatus Margulisiibacteriota bacterium genomic sequence TGAAACGAAAAAACGCTTATTAGGCCCAATTTACAGCCTAAAAGCTAAATTGGAGGCATAGCTCAGCGGGAGAGCACTTGCTTGACGTGCAAGGGGTCATGGGTTCAATCCCCTTTGCCTCCACCATATTGAATGCATAGGTTTGATACAAAAGTGTCAGGCCTTTTTTATTTGGAATAAAGGGCGAAAATCCCTATATTCCATTTACCACCAATTTATAGCAAGCATAGAAACGCAAGTTTATAATGAATTTTTAGTCGCTTTATACCTAAACATAACTACAATTTAACGATTACCCTACAATTTAACGATTACCCTACAATTTAACGATTACCCTACAATTTAACGATTACCCTACAATTTAACGATTTGAGACAAAATGGATATAAATATGGTATTAATAGACTAATTTATAGAAAATTTGATAAAAATGTGTTATAATATTGAGTAAGTATAAACGTTAATAATGGGAGGTAACTATGGATTACCAACGACTAGTTAAGGAATTAAGAGTGAAACTAATTTTATCTCAACAAGAATTTGCTGACTTGCTTAATGTTTCTTTTGCATCTATTAATAGATGGGAAACAGGGAAACATGAGCCAACGATCAAAATAAAGAGAAAAATTGTTGAACTTTGTAAAGCAAATAATATTGACCTGGAGGGTAAGGAATAATGTTACATTTTAATGAAGATACAAGAGTAAAATTTCCAGCAACCATTCAATTTTTAAGATTAGGATATGAATACCAAACATTAAAAGGTGCCAGGGTTGACTTTGAAACTAAAATTTTTATAGATAGATTTAAAACGGCTTTAGAAAAAATCAATAAGAGAGAAATTTTAGATGAAGAGTTGTTCGCACTAATAGCAGAAATTAACACTCTAATTAAGAATAATGACTTAGGTAAAGAGTTTTATAAAAGATTAGTTTCTTCTGAATATCCAATTAGATTAATGGATTTAGATGACTATAAAAACAACGATTTTGCAGTTGTTAATGAGCTACCATTTAGCGTGAAAGAAGGAACTGAAGAAGGTTCTTTTAGACCCGATATCAATATTTTAATTAATGGTATACCTTTAGCGTTCTTAGAAGTAAAACATCCTAATAACAGCGGTGGAATTCAAGTTGAATTTGAGAGAATGATTAATAAAAGATTAAAGAACGATGACTATAAAAAGTATTTTAATTTAATTCAACTTATTTCTTTCTCTAACAATATGGAATATGAAGATGCTGATGATGATATAGCTGATGAAGTTAAAGCTGGATCATTCTATACAACTCCAAATGGTCAAAACACTACATTCTCATTTTTTAGAGAAGATATAAAAGAATACCACTCTAACTACAAATTAAAAGAAATCGATGAAGATACAATTAAATATATAGTAAAAGACGGGGGATATAATCCAGACGAAACTCTTACACCAGAATTCGCTACTAATCTTTCGGATCTTACACCTTGTAATAGATTCATAACATCTCTATATGATAAAGAAAGATTTTTCTATATGCTACGTTATGGAATTATGTTCCTAACTGAAATTAAAAAAGTACGTAATGCTACTACAAACGTAGAAGAGGAAATTCCAATTAAACAAAAGCACATCATGAGATATCCTCAATTCTTCGCTACAAGATCAATCATCAAGAGATTTGGAGAGAAAGATAAAAACGGTATTATTTGGCATACTCAAGGTTCTGGTAAGACTGCACTTTCAGCATATTCAATCAGAGTCATCACTGATTACTTTGCTAAAAAGAATGTCAATACTAGGTTCTTTTTTGTAGTAGATAGACTTGATTTAATGACTCAAGCAACAACAGAATTTACAAATAGAGGTTTTGTAGTTACTAATGTTTCAAGTAAGACTGAATTTGCAAAAGAATTGAAAAAACCACTTGATGAAGATAATGACGGCATTGGGACTATTTGTGTAGTGAATATACATAAGTTAATGGAAGAATCAAAGATGCCAGTCATTGAGAATGTATACAATGTAAAAGTTCAAAGAATCTTCTTTGTTGATGAAGCGCATAGATCTTATAGTATTCAT encodes the following:
- a CDS encoding helix-turn-helix transcriptional regulator, which codes for MDYQRLVKELRVKLILSQQEFADLLNVSFASINRWETGKHEPTIKIKRKIVELCKANNIDLEGKE